The Gammaproteobacteria bacterium region GCGTTTACCAGTGTCGTGGTTCGAAAACCGTATTTATTGGAAAGCACAGCTGCCACACTTTTGGCATCGTTTATGGCAGTTTTCAGTGTGGGGTATTGGGTATAGTTATTATTGCCGATGACCAGAGCATGGAAGTTACCCAGGTTGCCGGAAACTTCCTGGGTTTCCTTCTTATTAAAACCGGTTTTAACCATCCGTGGTGTATCACTTTGCACCAGATCAAATTCAATTTTGGCTCGCTTGCCTTGCCGGTCAATAGCAACGATTTTAATGGGTTTGCGTTCCGCACTAACAGGTAGCAAGACTTTAAACAGGCCTTTTTCACTGATAGGATGCTGTTTGTCATTAATGGAAAGGGTTTTGAGACCTGCCGGTGCGTTGATATTGCCGATAATTTCCCGTGTTTTGGTTCCTGGGCGAACATTGACCACGGAGATGCCACGCATACTCACCAGCTGTGGATTCACCAGTTGAATGCTGGGACCTGCAATAGATACTTTGGCTAATTGCAGTGGCGTGACGGCGGTGCTTGGTATATCGGACGTCTGTGGAGGGGCTTCATCCGTTTGTGCCAGGCGTCGATTCAGTTCCATCTCCTTAATCACCAGTTTGGATTCCAATGCTTTTAACTTGTGTTTATCTGCATCCGTAAGGCGTTTTTGTTTTGCCAACAGGCGTTTCTGGCGACGTAAGTCACGTGTTTCCTGCGTCAGTCTATCTTTTTCCGATTGCAGCCTTTGTTGTTGTTCCTGTAAATCTTCAGACTGTGCGGCCAGTTGTTCCTGCTCTTTGTTTAAGCCCGTTTTCAAGTTAACAATGTCACCTATGGTAGCCTTGATGGTTTCAGAGGCGATGGTGGATTCAAACTGCATATCAGTATCGCTGAGACCGGAAGCTTGACGATATAGCTCCAAGGCAAATTTTACATCTTGTGTTACCCCCAGACCTTTTTCATAAAGATAACCCAGGTTCAGTTTAGCGCGGGCATAACCTTGATCGGCGGCTTTTTTATACCAAGCGGCCGCTGTTTTATAATCGCTTTCAATGCCAAATCCTTTTTCGTAGATTTCACCCACATAGGTTTGGGCGACCATATTGCCTTCCTGGGCACTGGGTAGCCATACTTTTAAAGCGCTGGCACTGTTGGCTTGTTCATAGGCTACGTACTCACCACCGCGGTTTTCGCAGTCCAGTGCCGTCAGTTTGGCGGGGCGGCGGGGGGTGACATAAGTGGACCCTACACCCAGGCGTTTGATTTGCCCGGGCAGCAGGCAATCCACAATCATCAATTTGTCTGCATCTTGTTCGGTTCCGTCCGTTTTCAGGAGTACCAGTTCATCTGAACCGCAAGCAGATAGCAGTGCCAAAATCGCCACGACAGGCCACCGACCGGTGACAGGTAAGAATGTTGGGTTTGTTAAGTGCATATTAAACCTCGTAAACATGAACATATTAATGTTTGGGTACAGTAGTGACCATTAAGTATTTTGCCGTTAAATGCTTTTGCTGGGTCACAATTTGCTTGTGCAATAGCGACAAATAGTCCTGGGCATTTTCTTTCGTTGGGCGTTCACCAATGAGCGGTTCATTGGTCGCCATGACCACAATTTGGTTTTCGCCAAAAGGCTTTTGAACTTTCCACTGCTTGGCGTTGGATGTGATACTGATACTTTTTAACGGTGCATGTTTTGCCGGCCGATTGTCTGTAGGGTAAAGGTGCACCACGCTGCCGTCAGAACGAAAATAGTCAACATAGACGTAAGATTCAAAATCCGGGGTAAATAGTTCCAAATCCACCGGGTTGCCTTCAGAAAAACTGGAACTGTTGGCACGGGTTTCCACGTGTAAACCGCGATTACTCACAACGTTACTTTGTCGGTCAGTGGAAAGAATGGATGCCACTTCGCAAAAGGGCCAGCTGAGTGACTTAATATCATAGGTAACATTGCTAATGCCGGGAACCGTATCCATCATATCCATTAATGCGAGCAAATCCTCTTCATGTGAAATATGGCCTTTGACCAATAGAGCATTATTGGCATCGGCTTGACTGCTTAAAGAGGCGCACTCGAATTGCAACAGGTTATAAGCGATTTTCTCCTGAATTTGTTCATCCAGATTGGATCCGCTTACTATCTTATTTCTGTCAATTTTAGCCGCATTGGGCGTGATCCCTTGCTTGGGAATTGCCGGTATGGATGTTGTTTCGATTTGCGTGGGCGGTTCAATGTTGTTTGAGGGAAAATGTTTGATTAGGCCCAGTACAATCATGGCTACGGCGGTAACCGCCAACCCCATGGGCAGCCAGTTATGCTGTTGGTTCTTTCCGGCTGATGTTGTTTCCGACTGTTGAAATGCCTGCAGTAATTCGGTGGCTGATTGAAATCGTTGTTCCGGTTCTTTGCTCAATAATTTGTTTATGATGCTGTTTAAATGTGCCGGTATATTTCGCACGGTATGTTCTAAGGGTTCCGGGTTCTGATGCGCTATTTGGTAGGTGAGTGCGGCGAGGGTATCACCGCCAAATGGCTTGTGACCGGTGAGTAATTGGTACAGAACCACTCCCAAAGAGAACAAGTCTGTACGGGCATCCAAAGACTTGCCTAATATTTGCTCAGGCGACATATATTTGGGTGTTCCCAAAACTTGTCCCTGCAAGGTGGAGCGAGTAATTTCCAGGTTTTCAATTCGGGCGATACCAAAATCCGTCAAAATAGCTTGTTGCGTTTTTTCAGACCAGGCGATGTTGGCCGGTTTTATGTCTCGGTGTATAACACCAAAGCTGTGAGCCCTTTCCAGTGCGGCTGCCAGTTGGGTGCCGATTCTAATAGTTTCATTGACGCTGAAACGTTTATTCTCTGCGGCCTTGTCCAGAAACCGGCCGGAAAGCAATTCCATGGCAATATAAGGTTGACCATTGGTTTCGCCCACATCGTAGATTTTGACGATATTGGGGTGGTTAAGTTTTCCTACCGCTTGTGTTTCACGGAGAAAACGATTGCGAAAATCCGGATTCACACAATGCTCCGGGCGTAAGATTTTTATGGCCAACTCCCGCTTAATCCGCGGATCGAAGGCTTTAAAAACCGTGGCCATTGCGCCACGGCCCAGTTCGCCTAGTATTTCATATCTGTCTATATTAAAGTTCATAATTGTGTGAAAAACGTATATAGAACACCGGAGGAATTATCTTATCGTAACAAAATATTCTATGTGTTTTTCTTGGGAATAAATACAGCAATATTCACGTTTGAGGATTTTTTTGACCTGATTTTGGTTTTTGCCGTATCATTTGGCTTGTAAACAAATGCCAGGGATTATCTGAATTAGTTCTCCCAGATATACGTGAATAAAACCTCCATTGATCCATATGTAGAGATTTATCGCCAATATCGGTGCCTTTGCTGGGGCTCTGGGGATTTCGCTATGGGTTTAGACTGGGTCTAGCTTAAAAGGTAATAATAACATTTTTTGTGATAAAGATTACATAGACAATCTTTGTTGGATATAAATAATATCATGTAAAGGAAAGCTCGGAAATAATGCGAATTTTGCTTAACTATCTGCTTGCTCTGGTGGGAACCATACTGCCGTTTGCGTCGATGGCACAAAGCGGCGATCAATATTATTTACCCAAACTAGGGCAAATGGTTATTGATATCAATAAGGCAACAAACTTGAATTCCATTGGTTTAATGTATGGTTATGGAATTACCAAACACTTTAGTTTGGAAGCTGAATTGAACAGCAGTTTAAGCGGTGGTACGTATACTAAGGAAGATGCGCTGGGAAATGTCACCGAAAAGGGTGAGTACCAGGTGCGGACCTTGGCCGCTTATGCGGCAGTGAGAAAAATTTTATGGGGTTCCGTCTATGCCAAGGGCAAAGTGGGCGTTTTATTTGAGACGGTGGAACGATCCAGTGACCGCGATCAAACCTCAAGTGATGATTCAATTGGTTTTGCGGGTGGCTTGGGTGCAGGGGCGTACTTGTTCGAGCACCTTACCATGGAACTGGAAGCCACTCAGATTGATCGAAACATCGTATTTTACAGTTTAGGGATGCACATACGATTTTAACTATGCGAATACCTTTTTTTATCTTTGTGACGATTTTCCTGGCGGCATGCGGAACCATGCCATTGCCGGTGGATATAAGCAATTCTTCACGAGTCAAAACCATAGCGCAGGCCCAATTGGATGCCTTGCAACGGGATGAGGAATCTGTAGTTCCATCGAACTCAGGAGCGGAATCCCTCACCGCTGCGTCAACCTCGCCACCCGTCACCGTGGTGTTGCCCAAAGACAGCTCTGTAGCCCAACAGGATTCCCAAGGCAGTGTGGTAATTGAAACCATCAGTCACTCTGGAAAAAAGCGCATCTTGGAAAGAATGGAATCCAACGCTCAGATACAAACCTCAGCGGCAACACCCAATGTTCAGTTGCAACCTCCCATGGTTCCAAGAAAGTCTATGGAAAAGCAAAAATCCAAAATCTCCGTGGACGTGGCTCCTATTATGTCATCAGAGGCCAGCGTGGAACGTCATGTGAAACGTGCAATTGAGAAATTAAAATCAGGAAACGAACATAGAGCCCGTTTGGAATTATCCACCGCGCTGGATAAAAGACCTGACTATGCGGATGCGCAAATTTTGTTACAGCAGATTGATCAAACACCATCTGAATATTTTCAACAATCTTCTTACTTTGAACATAAAGTTCGCGCCGGGGAAACCCTTGCTTCACTGGCTGAGCAATATTTGGGTAGCCATCTAATGTTCTACATGTTAGCCAAGTATAATGATTTTAGCGGTAAAATCTCGGTAAACCCCGGTATGATATTGAAAGTGCCGGGAACCAAACCTAAAATCAGTCCTGATTCAGATATTGCGGAGCAATCTATTGAACAAATACAAACTCTGACGAAGTCGCAACGTCTCATTGTGGATGAAGCGAAATCATTAATGGCCGAAGAAAAATATTTGAGTGCAATTGATATTCTCAGTAGTGTGAAGAATCCGTCTTCTGAAGTGGAAGATATGCTGGACAATGCATATATCACTTACAGTTCTGAACTGATTGCAAGGCTGAGTTTGTTAGAAGCGCAAGCACTGCTGGAGTCCGCTTTGAGCAGTCGCCCGGAAAGTCGTCGCTTAAAAAAGCAACTGGTACTGGTGCAGTCAAGACGGGAAGCGGAAAAGTTGTTTAAAATAGGCTTGTCAGAGTTAAGTGCGGGAAACGAAGTGGAAGCCTATGAAGTATTCAGTAAAGCCATCGAGCTGAATCCTAAACACCTCCTCGCGAAAAAGCGCTTAACATCTATTAAGGGGAGCGTGGTAAAGGAATATCATAAGCGCGCCATGGAACACTACATGAAACAAGAATTGAAACAAGCCATTAAAATTTGGGATGAAATTCTTGAGATGGATCCTGCCCATGCCATGGCCAGGGTTTATGTTGAAAAAGCCAAGGTGCTTCAAAAACGATTGAAGCAGTTGTAACCTTAGCTTTACTCCAGTGTGAACTTGCTTCCGAGTTTGGTGCTTTCCTGAGAGGGGTCCGGCGAAAATGGTTGGTTTGTGCGTTGTGCTTTTGATTTCACAGCTTTTCTTTGCAGTTGATCTGCCATATCGTTAAAAGACATATACAGGTCGCCAACTTCGTCCTTTCGTGTCACTTCTATGCGGCTGTGGGTTTTTCCCTGCTTTATATCGTTCATGGCAGCGTTCAATGTTGACAGCGACGCGGAAAAATATTTTCCTAGAATATAGGAGAACACCGATACGACCAAAAGATTGATGATGAGCAATACCGTCATCATGTACAGGGTCAGTTCGGTGATTTTCTGCACGGATTTTTGTTCAATACCCAAATACACGCTGCCAATTTTTTTGTTCTGAAACATGATTGGTGCTTCAAAGTTTGTAACCTTTATTTCGCTGGAAAAAATGTTCTGCATGAAATCCACAATGTTCATATTGTAGTCGGATTGGTCATTACTTCTTGGTGTGTAGCTTTTCCCTACATCTTTTGTGACAGAGGAACCTCTGACAATACCTTTATGATCCACAATGGTTAGATAATCAAAATCTTGTTGATTGCGGGCTTCCCTGACAAACAATTCGATGGATATCCAGTCCTCACTCAGAACCTGAACCGCACTTTCCGCGGCCACAAATTTCACGATGGAATCTCCGTATTCAAGCATTTGATTGGTCATCGCTTGAAATTGCTTTTGCATGACCAGACTGATGGTGGCAACCATGGAGATGGAAAAAATCACTGCCATAAATGCGCTCCACTTTAACGGGATAGGGAAGCGGTGTTGGCTGCCTTGAGCGGGTGTGTCACGGGATAAATTCTTGACGGTGCGAATAGCGTCCATGAGATCTTTGCCGGTTTGAAACCTCTGTTGTGGGTTTTTGTTCAGCAGTCTTTCGACGATTCCGGCGAGCGCGGGGGGGACCTCGGGGTTAAGGCTTTGGATCGGTTTGGGGTCGACGTGGGTAATTTGATACATCAAAGAGGTTATGGAGTCACCGGTAAACGGCCTTTCACCGGTTAACAGCTGATACAAAATAACTCCTAATGAAAATAAATCTGAGCGACGATCCACTATGGTGCCGGAGACTTGTTCCGGAGACATGTACTGAGGGGTCCCAATGACGTCACCCACCCGGGTTTGGTGGGTGAGGTCTGAGTCATCAATATGGGCGATACCAAAATCAGTGATTTTGGCGCTGTTCAAACTGTCTGCACAAATAATATTGCTGGGTTTAACGTCACGGTGGACGATACCTTTTTCGTGGGCATAGTGCAGCGCAGACGCTAACTGGAACGTGATTTCTAAAATGTTGTCAATTCCCAATCGGGTTCCGCGTTTAATAATCTCATTGAGGGGAGTACCTTCAAGAAACTCCATAACAATGAACGGGCGATTGTTGAATTCATCAACATCATAGACTGTGACAATATTGGGGTGGGTCAGATTGCCAACGGCTTTGGCCTCACGTAGAAAACGGACCATGTATTCACCATCAACCCGATGTTCCTCACGCAATACCTTCAGGGCCAGTTGCCGGTCGATTCGAGGGTCATAGGCTTCATACACATCGGCCATGGCGCCCTGGCCGATTTGACCTTTAATTTTATAGCGTTGGATCTCGGTAATCACAGTCACTGTTCCCGCAGGATGAATGTCATGTGCACTCGGGCATCACGGTTTATAATTATCCTGTGGTTTGTCGCTATTGCTAACGTCAGATTCGGACTTTTTTTCTCCATCCGGGGATTTGCCTTGATGTGCAGCCGCTGGTTTATCCCTATCTGTATTGTAAGTCGGAATGGCAACCGGAGCTTGCGCCTGTGTTGACGAGTTTTCAGCGTTTCTCTGACTCTGGTTCGGCGCAGGATCCGATTTCGATGGCACGGGCATGTCATTACCGGTGTAAGCCGGGCGTTCCGCTGTGGCAGAGGCCGTTTCGCTAAAGCCCGTTTTAGATTCCGCATGTGCGGTGCCGGCGTCAGGCTTGTTCCATCCGGCAGAGCCTAGGTCAGAACTCGTGTTAGAGCCTGGGTTGTGTTTGTTACTCTCATGAGGCTTGGATGCCGTCAACTGAGCGGAAGTCTCAGTTTTAGGCTCAGCCGCATTGGGTTGTTCGGGGCTGGATGGTTTGTGTTCTTTGGCGGATGGCGAAGGATGCTCCCAGGGTTTTCTTGTCGCCTGTGTCGATGCAGTCTCTGCTGTCGCCGTTGGGGTATTGGCTGATTGTGGTGCGGTTTCAACGCGAGATTGAGGCGCAGTCTCATGTTTCGGCGCAGACTCTGATTTTACGGCTGTGGCTTCAGCAGTTTTTGTTTCCATCGGCCGTGGCGCGTCGCTTCCACCGGGTTGGGCGGCTGCGTGTTGGACTGGAGCGGTTGCCACCGTGTTTTGGGTTTCGCTAACCGTATCAGGCTGGGCGCGCGAGCCCTCGCCACCGGCGGGGTTTCGTTCTGCTGAGCGACTGGAATCCACCGTCTGCGTTCGTGGCGCAGAAGATTCCTGATTTGCGCCGGCATTGCTGTTGTTTTGTTCAGCGTTGCTTTGACTAATGTTGCTCTGACCGGTGTTCTCTCCGGTGTCGCTGTCGCCACTGGTTGTTTTGCTTTTGTTGCCTGTATCCGCTGAGTCTTTACGACGCCGTCTACCGCCGCGTCTACCGCGCCGACCGCTGCTTTTTTGAGCGGATTGTCCCGCATCTGCCTGGGTATTCGTTGTCGCTGTCTCTGGGGCCGGTTTGCTTGCGGCTTCCTGTGCTTCAGGTTGCGGTTTTTCGCTTTTCTGAGGCCGGCTCTGGCTTTGGCCTTGCCCTTTATTGTCGCTGCGTTTGGTTTGTTCCGGCCGTTTTTGCTGTCGTTTACGTCCGCTTTGGCCTCTGTCCTGACGTTCCTGCCGGGGACTACTGCTACTACTGCGACTGGTTTTCTTCCGCGGGGGTGTCCTGCTTTCAGGAGCTGTGCTGCGACTGGGTTCCGGCTCTGAGCCAAACAGATTGGACCACAGTCTTTTTAACAACCCACCGGAAGATTTTTGTTGCGGTGCCGGCTGTTGAGGCACCACTTCTTTCACTGCCGGTTCTTCCGAGGTGTAACGGGTAGTGTCCGTAATAATTTCACGGCTTTCTTCCCGTTCAGTGGTTAAGGTATAACTGGAGGCAGTTGCGCCGGCTTGGTCCGACTCTGCAGTGCGGATTCGTTGAAATTCATAGTGAGGGCTTTCGAAAGACGGGTTTGGAACAATGACAATTTGAACCTTTTGTCGGCTTTCAATTTCTGTAACTGCCAAGCGCTTTTCATTTAATACATAGGTGGCGACATTGACTGGAAGGTGCGCAACGATTTTCGCAGTTTGCTCTTTCATTGCGTCCTCTTCCAGCAGTCGAAGTACGGACAAGGCCATGGATTCTGTGCCGCGAATAGTGCCTTGGCCTTCGCAGCGAGGACAAATGATCTGGCTGGACTCGCCCAAAGAAGGTCGTAGTCGCTGGCGTGACATTTCCAATAGTCCGAAACGGGAGATACGTCCGATTTGTACTCTGGCTCGGTCCATCTTCAGGGCTTCACGCAAACGATTTTCCACTTCGCGTTGATTTCGTTGCGCCAACATATCGATGAAATCAATGACGATCAAACCGCCTAAATCACGCAGGCGTAACTGACGTGCGATTTCGTCAGCCGCTTCCAGATTGGTGTTCGTTGCAGTTTCCTCAATATCACCTCCCTTGGTTGCCTTGGCCGAGTTGATATCGATGGATATTAAGGCTTCCGTGTGGTCAATGACGATGGCGCCCCCTGAGGGCAGGCGAACTTCACGCCCGAATGCGGTTTCAATTTGTGATTCGATTTGATACCGGGTAAATAAAGGGACTTTGTCTTCGTAGAACTTAACCTTATGCAGATTATGCGGCATAACCAACTGCATAAATTCCCGGGCTTTGTCAAAAGTGGGCTTGTGGTCTATTAAAATTTCACTGATATCGGTACGCAAGTAGTCTCGGATGGCCCGAATGATGACATTGCTTTCTTGATAAATCAGAAACGGCGCGGTGCGTTCTTGGGTTGCTGTTTCGATGGCTTTCCACAGATCAATGAGATAATTCAAGTCCCATTGTAATTCGGCTACACTTTTGCCCACACCGGCTGTGCGTACAATCAGGCCCATGTCATCGGGTACGTTCAACGCTGCCATGACATCGCGTATGTCGTTGCGATCGTCGCCGGAAATTCGTCGTGAAACCCCGCCGGCTCTAGGGTTGTTAGGCATAAGGACCAAATATCGACCTGCCAGACTGATAAAGGTGGTGAGAGCAGCACCTTTGTTGCCACGCTCCTCTTTTTCAACTTGGACGATTATTTCCTGGCCCTCTGATAGGGCTTCTTTTATGTTGATTTTTCCTGAGGAAGTGTCTGTGCCGGGTTTAAAATAGATGCGGGAAATTTCTTTCAGGGGCAAAAATCCATGCCGTTGAGCCCCATAATCCACAAACGCAGCTTCCAGACTGGGTTCAATGCGTGTGATTTTGGCTTTGTAAATATTGGCTTTTTTTTGTTCCCGACCAGCGGCCTCTATATCCAAATCGTATA contains the following coding sequences:
- a CDS encoding outer membrane beta-barrel protein, whose product is MRILLNYLLALVGTILPFASMAQSGDQYYLPKLGQMVIDINKATNLNSIGLMYGYGITKHFSLEAELNSSLSGGTYTKEDALGNVTEKGEYQVRTLAAYAAVRKILWGSVYAKGKVGVLFETVERSSDRDQTSSDDSIGFAGGLGAGAYLFEHLTMELEATQIDRNIVFYSLGMHIRF
- a CDS encoding serine/threonine-protein kinase, with translation MNFNIDRYEILGELGRGAMATVFKAFDPRIKRELAIKILRPEHCVNPDFRNRFLRETQAVGKLNHPNIVKIYDVGETNGQPYIAMELLSGRFLDKAAENKRFSVNETIRIGTQLAAALERAHSFGVIHRDIKPANIAWSEKTQQAILTDFGIARIENLEITRSTLQGQVLGTPKYMSPEQILGKSLDARTDLFSLGVVLYQLLTGHKPFGGDTLAALTYQIAHQNPEPLEHTVRNIPAHLNSIINKLLSKEPEQRFQSATELLQAFQQSETTSAGKNQQHNWLPMGLAVTAVAMIVLGLIKHFPSNNIEPPTQIETTSIPAIPKQGITPNAAKIDRNKIVSGSNLDEQIQEKIAYNLLQFECASLSSQADANNALLVKGHISHEEDLLALMDMMDTVPGISNVTYDIKSLSWPFCEVASILSTDRQSNVVSNRGLHVETRANSSSFSEGNPVDLELFTPDFESYVYVDYFRSDGSVVHLYPTDNRPAKHAPLKSISITSNAKQWKVQKPFGENQIVVMATNEPLIGERPTKENAQDYLSLLHKQIVTQQKHLTAKYLMVTTVPKH
- a CDS encoding protein kinase; translated protein: MITEIQRYKIKGQIGQGAMADVYEAYDPRIDRQLALKVLREEHRVDGEYMVRFLREAKAVGNLTHPNIVTVYDVDEFNNRPFIVMEFLEGTPLNEIIKRGTRLGIDNILEITFQLASALHYAHEKGIVHRDVKPSNIICADSLNSAKITDFGIAHIDDSDLTHQTRVGDVIGTPQYMSPEQVSGTIVDRRSDLFSLGVILYQLLTGERPFTGDSITSLMYQITHVDPKPIQSLNPEVPPALAGIVERLLNKNPQQRFQTGKDLMDAIRTVKNLSRDTPAQGSQHRFPIPLKWSAFMAVIFSISMVATISLVMQKQFQAMTNQMLEYGDSIVKFVAAESAVQVLSEDWISIELFVREARNQQDFDYLTIVDHKGIVRGSSVTKDVGKSYTPRSNDQSDYNMNIVDFMQNIFSSEIKVTNFEAPIMFQNKKIGSVYLGIEQKSVQKITELTLYMMTVLLIINLLVVSVFSYILGKYFSASLSTLNAAMNDIKQGKTHSRIEVTRKDEVGDLYMSFNDMADQLQRKAVKSKAQRTNQPFSPDPSQESTKLGSKFTLE
- a CDS encoding caspase family protein is translated as MHLTNPTFLPVTGRWPVVAILALLSACGSDELVLLKTDGTEQDADKLMIVDCLLPGQIKRLGVGSTYVTPRRPAKLTALDCENRGGEYVAYEQANSASALKVWLPSAQEGNMVAQTYVGEIYEKGFGIESDYKTAAAWYKKAADQGYARAKLNLGYLYEKGLGVTQDVKFALELYRQASGLSDTDMQFESTIASETIKATIGDIVNLKTGLNKEQEQLAAQSEDLQEQQQRLQSEKDRLTQETRDLRRQKRLLAKQKRLTDADKHKLKALESKLVIKEMELNRRLAQTDEAPPQTSDIPSTAVTPLQLAKVSIAGPSIQLVNPQLVSMRGISVVNVRPGTKTREIIGNINAPAGLKTLSINDKQHPISEKGLFKVLLPVSAERKPIKIVAIDRQGKRAKIEFDLVQSDTPRMVKTGFNKKETQEVSGNLGNFHALVIGNNNYTQYPTLKTAINDAKSVAAVLSNKYGFRTTTLVNANRFMILAALNRLSKKLTEKDNLLVYYAGHGELANNETAGFWLPVDADRSNKRKWIPNSAISDVISSMPVKRVLVVADSCYSGSLTRSSLAQMDDNASSSERLTWLRAMAKSKARLALTSGGLKPVSDEGSNNHSLFANALLNILNDNNDILEGQRLYNLLFAKVSIGAETLNVNQEPLYAPIRHAGHESGEFFFLPKQS
- a CDS encoding Rne/Rng family ribonuclease; translated protein: MKRMLFNATQPEELRVALVDGQKLYDLDIEAAGREQKKANIYKAKITRIEPSLEAAFVDYGAQRHGFLPLKEISRIYFKPGTDTSSGKINIKEALSEGQEIIVQVEKEERGNKGAALTTFISLAGRYLVLMPNNPRAGGVSRRISGDDRNDIRDVMAALNVPDDMGLIVRTAGVGKSVAELQWDLNYLIDLWKAIETATQERTAPFLIYQESNVIIRAIRDYLRTDISEILIDHKPTFDKAREFMQLVMPHNLHKVKFYEDKVPLFTRYQIESQIETAFGREVRLPSGGAIVIDHTEALISIDINSAKATKGGDIEETATNTNLEAADEIARQLRLRDLGGLIVIDFIDMLAQRNQREVENRLREALKMDRARVQIGRISRFGLLEMSRQRLRPSLGESSQIICPRCEGQGTIRGTESMALSVLRLLEEDAMKEQTAKIVAHLPVNVATYVLNEKRLAVTEIESRQKVQIVIVPNPSFESPHYEFQRIRTAESDQAGATASSYTLTTEREESREIITDTTRYTSEEPAVKEVVPQQPAPQQKSSGGLLKRLWSNLFGSEPEPSRSTAPESRTPPRKKTSRSSSSSPRQERQDRGQSGRKRQQKRPEQTKRSDNKGQGQSQSRPQKSEKPQPEAQEAASKPAPETATTNTQADAGQSAQKSSGRRGRRGGRRRRKDSADTGNKSKTTSGDSDTGENTGQSNISQSNAEQNNSNAGANQESSAPRTQTVDSSRSAERNPAGGEGSRAQPDTVSETQNTVATAPVQHAAAQPGGSDAPRPMETKTAEATAVKSESAPKHETAPQSRVETAPQSANTPTATAETASTQATRKPWEHPSPSAKEHKPSSPEQPNAAEPKTETSAQLTASKPHESNKHNPGSNTSSDLGSAGWNKPDAGTAHAESKTGFSETASATAERPAYTGNDMPVPSKSDPAPNQSQRNAENSSTQAQAPVAIPTYNTDRDKPAAAHQGKSPDGEKKSESDVSNSDKPQDNYKP